One Paraglaciecola mesophila genomic region harbors:
- the gspG gene encoding type II secretion system major pseudopilin GspG, producing the protein MKTLQRKQRGFSLIEVMVVLLIIGIMASMIAPSILGNQEQAQLKKAAVDIQQLESALEMYKLRNNVFPTSEQGLDALVTIPTIDPIPRNYQEGGFIKRLPEDPWGNPYQLISPGEVGVIDIFSNGPDGEAGTDDDIGNWNLNDYLG; encoded by the coding sequence ATGAAAACGTTACAACGTAAACAGCGCGGCTTTAGCTTGATTGAAGTCATGGTAGTGCTATTGATTATTGGTATTATGGCATCGATGATCGCGCCGTCTATTTTAGGTAATCAAGAGCAAGCGCAGTTAAAAAAGGCAGCGGTGGATATTCAGCAGCTTGAAAGTGCATTGGAAATGTACAAGCTGCGTAACAATGTTTTTCCTACCAGCGAGCAGGGGCTTGACGCATTAGTGACCATTCCTACTATTGATCCTATTCCACGTAATTATCAAGAGGGTGGATTTATTAAGCGCTTACCTGAAGATCCTTGGGGCAATCCTTATCAGCTCATCAGCCCTGGAGAAGTAGGTGTTATCGACATTTTTTCAAACGGACCTGATGGTGAAGCCGGCACTGATGATGACATTGGTAACTGGAATCTAAACGATTATTTAGGTTAA
- the gspF gene encoding type II secretion system inner membrane protein GspF gives MAAFAYKAINKSGKNKSGVLEGDNARQIRQQLREQQLIPLEVEQVAEKERRSAKQFSLFKPKISASDLALLTRQLATLVESSLPIEEALMAVAQQSEKPRQKNMMMAVRSKVVEGYNLADAMAEFPHVFDELFRAMVAAGEKSGHLDTVLNRLADYTEKRQQTRSQITQAMVYPTLMMFFAMGIVILLLTVVVPKIVGQFDHMGQDLPTITKVLISISEWMQNYGLALIAFSAVVAVIVGRVLQQPVMKKRYHHFILGLPLLGKVSKGLNTARFARTLSILTSSSVPLLESMKISSDVLANLYIRDEVKGASVNVKEGSSLRAALERTKMFPPMMMHMIASGERSGELTQMLGRAADNQDREFESLVGVSLKVFEPLLIVSMAGIVLFIVMAILQPILALNNMVNL, from the coding sequence ATGGCAGCGTTTGCTTACAAAGCGATTAATAAAAGCGGTAAGAACAAAAGCGGCGTACTTGAGGGCGATAACGCTCGCCAAATACGCCAGCAGTTGCGTGAACAGCAACTTATTCCGCTTGAAGTAGAGCAAGTTGCAGAAAAAGAGCGTCGCTCGGCCAAGCAATTTTCCCTGTTTAAACCGAAAATTTCTGCTTCTGATTTAGCCTTACTTACGCGTCAGTTAGCGACCTTAGTGGAGTCTTCGCTGCCTATTGAAGAGGCCTTGATGGCTGTCGCGCAACAATCTGAAAAGCCACGCCAGAAAAACATGATGATGGCGGTGCGCAGTAAGGTGGTAGAGGGTTATAACCTAGCCGATGCTATGGCAGAATTTCCACATGTATTTGACGAGTTATTTCGCGCCATGGTTGCAGCAGGCGAAAAGTCCGGGCACTTAGACACCGTACTTAATCGCTTAGCGGATTACACCGAGAAACGTCAACAAACTCGCAGTCAAATAACGCAGGCGATGGTCTACCCAACGCTGATGATGTTCTTCGCGATGGGAATTGTCATTTTATTACTCACAGTGGTGGTGCCAAAAATTGTCGGTCAATTTGATCACATGGGCCAAGACTTGCCCACGATCACCAAAGTTTTAATCAGTATCAGTGAGTGGATGCAAAATTACGGCTTAGCCTTGATTGCATTTTCTGCCGTGGTGGCGGTAATCGTTGGGCGCGTGTTGCAGCAACCGGTGATGAAAAAGCGTTACCATCACTTTATTCTTGGCTTACCTTTGTTGGGTAAAGTGTCAAAAGGGCTGAATACCGCGCGCTTTGCTCGTACATTGAGTATTCTGACCTCCAGTTCCGTGCCTCTGTTAGAGAGTATGAAAATTTCCAGTGATGTACTGGCGAACTTGTACATTCGTGACGAGGTCAAAGGGGCATCAGTCAATGTAAAAGAGGGCTCAAGCCTGCGAGCTGCGTTAGAGCGAACCAAAATGTTTCCGCCTATGATGATGCACATGATTGCCTCGGGTGAACGTAGTGGTGAGTTAACACAGATGCTCGGGCGCGCTGCTGATAATCAGGACAGAGAGTTCGAATCCTTAGTTGGTGTGTCTTTAAAAGTGTTTGAACCGCTTTTGATTGTTTCTATGGCAGGAATTGTGCTGTTTATTGTAATGGCCATCCTACAACCTATTTTAGCTTTAAATAACATGGTGAATCTTTAA
- the gspE gene encoding type II secretion system ATPase GspE, translating into MSSESISTMEAEEQALVAAGTDVDAPIEDAEHKQLAFSFAKRHKVLLETAESPALLYHTNETDFAIFAEVRRFLGAAFQLCEIESSQFEKLLTSAFQRDSSAAKQLMEDIGNESDLFALAEELPDTEDLLESEDDAPIIKLINAMLGEAIKEGASDIHIETFESQLLVRFRVDGVLREILRPNRKMASMLVSRIKVMSKMDIAEKRVPQDGRITLRIAGRAVDVRVSTMPSSHGERVVLRLLDKNNVRLNLEDLGMTKVNRGHFSGLIRKPHGIILVTGPTGSGKSTTLYAGLSEINSKDRNILTVEDPIEFDLQGIGQTQVNAKVDMTFARGLRAILRQDPDVVMVGEIRDLETAQIGVQASLTGHLVMSTLHTNTAAGAITRLEDMGIEPFLLSSSLLAVLSQRLVRTLCPECKTTYEPSAQECNILGVAVGSDDSQHVCRPKGCAACNHTGYRGRTGIHELLIVDEGIRELIHNGHGEQAIEKYIRQTTPSIRDDGCRKVLSGDTSLEEVLRVTRED; encoded by the coding sequence ATGAGCTCAGAATCAATCAGTACCATGGAAGCTGAAGAGCAAGCTCTCGTTGCTGCAGGCACGGATGTAGATGCTCCGATAGAAGATGCGGAGCACAAGCAGCTAGCTTTTAGTTTTGCTAAGCGCCATAAGGTGCTACTGGAAACCGCCGAAAGCCCGGCGTTGCTTTACCATACGAATGAGACCGACTTTGCTATTTTTGCCGAGGTGAGGCGCTTTTTAGGTGCAGCGTTTCAATTGTGTGAAATAGAGAGTAGTCAGTTTGAAAAGCTGCTGACCAGTGCCTTCCAGCGTGATTCTTCCGCGGCCAAGCAGTTAATGGAAGACATTGGTAATGAAAGCGACTTGTTTGCGCTAGCAGAAGAGTTGCCCGACACAGAAGATTTGTTAGAAAGTGAAGATGATGCGCCGATTATTAAATTGATCAATGCCATGTTAGGCGAAGCGATCAAAGAAGGCGCATCTGACATCCATATTGAAACCTTTGAATCCCAGCTGTTGGTGCGTTTCAGGGTAGATGGCGTATTAAGAGAAATTCTTCGTCCGAATCGTAAGATGGCCTCTATGTTGGTTTCACGTATTAAGGTTATGTCGAAAATGGACATCGCCGAGAAGCGTGTGCCACAAGATGGACGTATTACTCTGCGTATCGCGGGGCGTGCGGTTGATGTAAGGGTGTCAACCATGCCATCAAGTCACGGCGAGCGCGTGGTATTGCGTTTACTCGATAAGAATAATGTACGTTTAAATCTTGAAGATTTAGGCATGACCAAAGTCAATCGCGGGCATTTTTCAGGCTTAATTCGAAAACCTCACGGTATTATCTTGGTAACGGGCCCTACGGGTTCAGGTAAGTCCACCACTTTATATGCTGGCTTGAGTGAAATTAATTCCAAAGACCGCAATATTCTGACGGTAGAAGACCCAATAGAATTTGACCTGCAAGGCATTGGTCAAACACAGGTTAACGCCAAAGTGGATATGACATTTGCCAGGGGATTGAGGGCTATTTTACGTCAGGATCCTGACGTGGTCATGGTGGGTGAAATACGTGATTTAGAAACCGCACAAATTGGTGTTCAAGCCAGTTTAACCGGTCACTTGGTGATGTCTACATTGCACACCAATACGGCCGCTGGCGCGATTACTCGCTTAGAAGACATGGGCATTGAACCCTTTTTGCTGTCATCTAGTTTACTTGCCGTTTTATCACAGCGTTTGGTGCGTACCCTATGCCCTGAATGCAAGACCACGTATGAACCAAGTGCACAAGAATGCAATATTTTGGGTGTAGCGGTTGGCAGTGATGACAGCCAGCATGTGTGTCGTCCCAAGGGCTGTGCAGCTTGTAACCACACCGGATACCGAGGAAGAACCGGTATTCACGAATTATTGATTGTGGATGAAGGTATTCGCGAGCTAATTCATAACGGCCACGGTGAGCAAGCCATTGAAAAGTACATTCGCCAAACTACGCCAAGTATTCGTGATGATGGCTGCCGTAAGGTATTAAGCGGTGACACTTCCCTCGAAGAAGTTTTGCGCGTAACGCGAGAAGATTAA
- the gspD gene encoding type II secretion system secretin GspD, which translates to MNFIQRTSRNILPSLCLVIGAAFFSASTYVAANEYSPNFKNTDIGEFINIVGKNLKKTIIVDPNVRGKISVRSYDLLNEEQYYQFFLNVLQVYGYAVVEMPTGIVKVVRSKDAKTSNLPVVEGTPFDGDEMITRVMPVYNVPVRELAPILRQLNDQAGGGNVVSHDASNVMMLTGRAAVVNRLVEIIERVDKAGDEEVDIVKLKFASASELVRIIDSINKSTGKTNTSGKDAPRVVADDRTNSIMVSGDIKARQRIVNLIERMDQELETNGNTRVIFLKYSKAEELVKVLQGVSASIQAEEQGAAKSSSNSNRGDISIEAHEDSNALVITAQPDMMRSLEDVIRQLDIRRAQVQVEAIIVEVFEGDGTTVGVQWASEKYGAQQFSNGNVVGIGSLAVAAEQASDTTTTTVGFDDDGDPYSFDETTEGDYTALASLLGGVNGFLVGAVKDGWGAVLQAVSTDTNSNVLSTPHLTTLDNEEAFFIVGQEVPIITGSTTGSNNTNPFQSVERQEIGIKLKVTPQINEGNAVQLLIEQEVSSISGATSVDILINKREIKTNVIVDDGGTIVLGGLIDDDVQESVSKVPILGDIPFIGNLFKSTTTSKSKRNLMVFIRPTIIRDGVTANDISRKKYNYIRAEQLKRQSEGIPLMPFSENPALPEWDDGLALPPSYSEYMEKRAADEKATEKEGDE; encoded by the coding sequence ATGAATTTTATCCAGCGAACAAGCCGTAATATTTTACCCAGCTTGTGCCTTGTTATTGGAGCCGCATTTTTCTCTGCGTCAACCTATGTAGCAGCAAATGAATATTCCCCGAATTTTAAAAACACTGATATTGGTGAATTTATTAATATAGTGGGTAAGAATTTAAAGAAAACCATCATAGTGGACCCCAATGTGCGGGGTAAAATTTCGGTGCGTAGTTACGACTTATTAAATGAGGAGCAATACTACCAATTCTTCCTAAACGTGTTGCAAGTATACGGTTATGCCGTGGTTGAAATGCCCACCGGTATCGTCAAGGTAGTGCGTTCAAAAGACGCTAAGACCTCTAACTTACCCGTCGTAGAAGGAACCCCTTTTGACGGTGATGAGATGATCACTCGGGTGATGCCTGTATACAACGTACCTGTGCGGGAACTAGCTCCTATTCTCAGACAATTAAACGATCAAGCTGGCGGTGGAAACGTGGTGAGCCACGACGCATCAAACGTCATGATGCTGACAGGCCGCGCTGCTGTGGTGAATCGTTTAGTCGAAATCATAGAGCGCGTTGATAAAGCCGGTGATGAAGAAGTTGATATTGTTAAGTTAAAATTTGCCTCGGCATCAGAGCTCGTTCGCATCATTGATAGTATCAACAAGTCCACTGGAAAAACGAACACCAGCGGCAAAGACGCACCACGGGTTGTGGCCGATGATAGAACGAACAGCATTATGGTCAGTGGAGATATTAAAGCCCGCCAACGTATCGTAAATTTAATTGAACGCATGGACCAAGAGTTAGAAACTAACGGTAATACACGGGTTATTTTTCTTAAATACTCTAAAGCAGAAGAATTAGTTAAAGTGTTGCAAGGAGTAAGTGCCAGTATTCAAGCTGAAGAGCAAGGTGCTGCTAAGTCATCTAGTAACTCTAATCGCGGTGATATCAGTATTGAGGCGCACGAAGACTCTAACGCCTTGGTGATTACCGCGCAGCCAGATATGATGCGCTCATTAGAGGACGTGATCCGTCAATTAGATATTCGCCGAGCACAGGTTCAGGTTGAAGCGATTATTGTCGAAGTCTTTGAAGGTGACGGCACTACTGTGGGAGTGCAATGGGCTAGTGAGAAGTACGGCGCACAACAGTTCAGCAATGGTAACGTGGTCGGTATAGGCTCGTTAGCGGTCGCTGCAGAACAAGCATCTGATACAACCACAACCACAGTCGGCTTTGACGACGATGGTGACCCCTATTCCTTTGATGAAACCACAGAAGGTGATTATACCGCTCTTGCATCATTACTGGGCGGTGTAAACGGCTTCTTGGTCGGCGCGGTCAAAGATGGCTGGGGTGCAGTGCTCCAAGCGGTGAGTACAGATACCAACTCGAATGTCCTATCTACACCTCATTTAACAACACTTGATAACGAAGAAGCGTTTTTCATTGTGGGTCAAGAAGTGCCTATTATCACAGGCTCAACAACAGGTTCGAATAATACCAACCCGTTCCAATCGGTTGAACGCCAAGAGATTGGTATAAAACTTAAAGTCACGCCTCAAATCAACGAAGGTAACGCAGTGCAACTGCTGATAGAGCAAGAAGTATCAAGTATTAGCGGTGCAACCTCGGTAGATATTTTAATCAACAAACGTGAGATTAAAACCAACGTTATCGTAGATGATGGTGGCACAATTGTATTAGGCGGTTTAATTGATGATGACGTACAAGAGAGTGTATCTAAGGTGCCAATTCTGGGTGATATACCCTTTATTGGAAATCTGTTTAAGTCTACCACGACCAGCAAATCTAAGCGCAACCTGATGGTATTTATACGTCCTACGATCATTCGTGATGGCGTAACAGCAAATGATATTAGCCGTAAAAAATACAACTATATTCGCGCAGAACAACTTAAACGTCAGTCCGAAGGGATCCCCTTAATGCCGTTTTCTGAAAACCCAGCGTTACCTGAGTGGGACGATGGACTGGCATTGCCGCCCTCCTATAGTGAATATATGGAAAAAAGAGCAGCAGATGAAAAGGCCACTGAGAAAGAGGGTGATGAGTAG
- the gspC gene encoding type II secretion system protein GspC → MLLKYQGQINRLVVALLVIFLLAYLAELTWRVWPQGELAQSALPVTSVTPITSGGNSNLDLLPVKRLNLFGDFQAAPVTEQTVTDAPETKLNLTLTGVVASSVEAQGAAIIENRGSQETYGLGDKIIGTNATLREVFRDRVIIRNGVINETLMLDGIDFDEANKKRARASRRPAPEMAPSPTQDNVITLSDDVIDATRMLQQQPANFTDFISVAPHSENGELQGYRVSPGKKPELFKAAGLLSGDVITDINGLNLTDPQQAVEAMGELRAAQSLQITVSRNDELLTLFLDLPDAEQE, encoded by the coding sequence TTGCTACTTAAATATCAAGGGCAGATTAATCGTCTTGTTGTCGCTTTGTTGGTGATATTTTTGCTGGCTTATTTAGCCGAGTTGACATGGCGTGTATGGCCTCAGGGAGAGTTAGCACAAAGCGCATTGCCTGTTACGAGCGTCACACCTATCACATCAGGCGGTAACAGCAACCTTGATTTGCTGCCCGTAAAGCGACTGAATTTATTCGGAGATTTTCAAGCCGCTCCTGTTACAGAGCAAACGGTTACTGATGCGCCTGAGACCAAATTGAATCTCACTTTAACAGGCGTAGTGGCTAGTTCTGTAGAGGCGCAGGGGGCAGCGATTATTGAAAACCGCGGGAGCCAAGAAACCTATGGTTTAGGGGATAAAATAATTGGTACCAACGCGACTCTACGGGAAGTTTTCCGCGACCGAGTGATTATTCGAAATGGTGTGATCAACGAAACACTGATGCTAGATGGGATTGATTTTGACGAAGCGAATAAAAAACGAGCTCGCGCCTCCCGTCGTCCTGCGCCCGAAATGGCTCCCAGCCCTACACAAGATAACGTGATTACCTTGTCTGATGATGTGATAGATGCCACTCGTATGCTTCAGCAGCAGCCTGCTAACTTTACTGATTTTATTTCGGTTGCACCTCACAGCGAGAATGGCGAGCTACAAGGCTATCGCGTAAGCCCTGGTAAAAAGCCTGAACTTTTTAAAGCGGCAGGCTTATTAAGTGGTGACGTGATAACAGATATAAATGGTTTAAATTTAACCGACCCTCAGCAAGCCGTTGAGGCTATGGGCGAGTTGCGCGCAGCGCAATCCTTACAAATTACGGTCAGCCGAAACGACGAGTTGCTGACCTTGTTTTTAGATTTACCCGATGCGGAACAGGAATAA
- a CDS encoding SDR family oxidoreductase — MKTVLVTGANRGLGLGFCQQYFAQGDLVIAVCRQSACQQALLALKALDDTRIRILCADLHSQASISQLAANVSGNYTLDVLINNAGVSVNEPFGQWTQDAFVDNFMVNSIAPSLLCQALFDSLAPSAKVIQLSSGVASITHTNQFAQAPLDAYAMSKAALNMFTRRLALQLKETEKVICAISPGWVQTDMGGQDATSTVKEAVRQIIGLINSLNKADNGTFMDEKGTHIPW; from the coding sequence ATGAAAACCGTGCTGGTCACAGGTGCTAATCGTGGATTAGGTCTAGGGTTCTGCCAACAGTATTTTGCGCAAGGAGATTTAGTGATTGCTGTTTGTCGTCAAAGCGCTTGTCAGCAGGCGTTGTTAGCGCTTAAAGCACTAGACGACACAAGAATAAGGATTTTATGTGCAGATCTGCATTCGCAAGCGTCAATTTCACAATTAGCTGCTAATGTGTCGGGAAATTACACACTAGACGTGTTAATAAACAATGCTGGTGTTAGCGTGAATGAACCTTTTGGCCAATGGACGCAAGATGCATTTGTTGATAATTTTATGGTTAACAGTATAGCGCCTAGTTTGCTGTGTCAGGCATTGTTTGACTCATTAGCCCCGAGTGCGAAAGTGATTCAATTGTCGTCAGGCGTAGCGTCGATTACTCATACAAATCAGTTTGCCCAAGCTCCCCTTGACGCTTATGCCATGAGTAAGGCGGCGCTAAATATGTTTACACGGCGCTTGGCATTGCAGTTAAAAGAGACAGAGAAAGTCATTTGTGCGATTAGTCCTGGATGGGTGCAAACAGACATGGGTGGACAAGACGCAACGAGTACAGTAAAAGAAGCTGTAAGACAAATTATTGGCCTTATCAATAGTTTAAATAAAGCAGATAATGGCACTTTTATGGATGAAAAAGGCACGCACATTCCTTGGTAA
- the hslR gene encoding ribosome-associated heat shock protein Hsp15, translating to MPNKIQDNKNTLTEQSVRLDKWLWAARFFKTRALARDAVMSGKISYNGQRCKPSKTVELGVTIKVPQGYDVKEIIVLELAQHRRSAPLAQRMFEETPESLALREKNGEMRKLSAFHSPKPDQRPDKKQRRQIIQLKHQ from the coding sequence ATGCCAAACAAAATACAAGACAATAAAAATACACTTACAGAACAAAGTGTTCGCCTAGATAAATGGCTTTGGGCTGCGCGTTTTTTTAAAACTCGCGCACTAGCCAGAGACGCCGTTATGTCTGGCAAAATCAGTTACAATGGGCAACGCTGTAAACCGAGTAAAACGGTAGAGCTCGGGGTTACGATAAAAGTTCCTCAAGGATACGACGTTAAAGAGATCATCGTGTTAGAATTAGCCCAACATCGACGTTCAGCCCCTTTAGCGCAGCGGATGTTTGAAGAGACGCCAGAAAGCTTAGCGCTGCGCGAAAAAAATGGCGAAATGCGCAAATTGAGTGCTTTTCACAGTCCCAAACCTGACCAGCGCCCAGACAAAAAGCAACGTAGACAAATTATCCAACTTAAACACCAGTGA
- the hslO gene encoding Hsp33 family molecular chaperone HslO, producing the protein MSFDQLHRYLFNKAHVRGELVRLENSYQSILDSYAYPPVIQKLLGELMAATSLLTATLKFEGDIALQLQSDGPVNYAVINGTHDQQLRGVARWDESLTELPTDFSQLFQKGVLVITITPTDGERYQGMVALDKPTLAECIEGYFQQSEQLATKVILRTQQTNTSAKACGMFLQILPTSSQATIAEDTGFDHLSKLTETIKDEELFNLPAEDILYRLYHQEDVEVYAPADIIFKCSCSRERSANALAAVEKSELLNIVATEGAIKMNCQYCHTEYRFDEIDVHAIHAGTFAMDTQNDQ; encoded by the coding sequence ATGTCATTTGACCAACTTCACCGTTATCTTTTCAATAAAGCCCATGTGCGAGGCGAGCTCGTTCGACTGGAAAATAGCTACCAATCCATTTTAGATTCTTATGCTTACCCGCCCGTTATACAAAAACTGCTCGGCGAATTGATGGCGGCAACATCACTTTTAACGGCGACATTAAAATTCGAAGGGGATATCGCTCTGCAGTTGCAAAGTGACGGACCAGTAAATTATGCCGTTATCAATGGTACGCATGATCAGCAATTACGCGGTGTCGCTCGCTGGGACGAATCATTGACAGAACTGCCTACTGACTTTAGCCAGTTATTTCAAAAAGGCGTGTTGGTTATTACCATTACCCCTACAGATGGTGAGCGCTACCAAGGTATGGTGGCGTTAGACAAACCGACATTAGCTGAATGTATCGAAGGTTATTTTCAACAATCAGAGCAATTGGCAACCAAGGTGATCCTGCGTACACAGCAAACCAACACCAGCGCCAAAGCGTGCGGCATGTTTTTGCAGATTTTGCCCACCAGTAGCCAAGCCACAATTGCAGAAGATACTGGTTTTGACCACTTGTCTAAATTGACCGAAACGATTAAAGATGAAGAGCTGTTCAACTTGCCTGCAGAAGATATTTTGTATCGCCTGTATCATCAAGAAGATGTTGAAGTTTATGCCCCTGCAGACATCATATTTAAGTGCAGTTGTAGCCGAGAGCGTAGTGCAAATGCATTGGCGGCGGTAGAAAAAAGCGAGCTATTGAATATTGTTGCCACGGAAGGAGCAATTAAAATGAACTGTCAGTACTGCCATACAGAATACCGGTTCGATGAAATCGATGTGCATGCCATCCATGCTGGCACTTTTGCGATGGACACACAAAACGATCAGTAA
- the envZ gene encoding two-component system sensor histidine kinase EnvZ: protein MRFLPKSAFGQTVLLIGMLLLINQVVSYLSVTYYFIRPSYQQINNLLATQINLVFIEEIDHKDPELHKRFFAATGMRLLSNEQAQAEGVEQAIYYPYLSRQMSLKLGGESEVRITQGNPYLVWVKPPQDPSVWVTIPMLSHGESDISPLTIYLLVIGILSVAGGWIFVRRLNKPLQALQHAAIDVGRGNIPPPLEAQGSTELMAVTQAFNQMAKGIKQLEDDRALLTAGISHDLRTPLTRIRLATEMLPEAQDWLKEGIVNDIEDMNEIIDQFINYVRQDQQESMVSVDVNDLIRDAVQVRNIEEHHNIHLHLKPIPTACMRRIALKRVLDNLIENAFRYGSEDIEIHSGYDKARNLLFFSIRDFGPGIPDTQIEGLFKPFTQGDKARGSLGSGLGLAIIKRIVDMHSGEVTLKNHPEGGLIASIFIPHTCP from the coding sequence GTGAGATTCCTTCCTAAAAGTGCGTTTGGACAAACGGTACTGCTAATTGGTATGTTGTTACTGATCAATCAAGTGGTATCGTATTTGTCCGTGACCTATTATTTTATTCGCCCCAGTTACCAGCAAATCAATAACTTGTTGGCCACTCAAATCAATTTAGTTTTTATTGAAGAAATTGACCATAAAGATCCAGAATTGCATAAACGCTTTTTTGCGGCAACTGGCATGCGTTTACTAAGTAATGAGCAGGCACAAGCAGAAGGCGTAGAACAAGCGATTTACTACCCTTATCTGTCTCGCCAAATGAGCTTAAAGCTGGGTGGAGAGTCAGAAGTACGTATCACTCAAGGTAATCCTTATTTAGTCTGGGTTAAACCGCCTCAAGACCCCAGTGTGTGGGTGACCATTCCCATGTTAAGCCATGGTGAATCTGACATTTCTCCGCTGACCATCTATTTGCTAGTGATTGGAATTTTAAGTGTGGCAGGTGGTTGGATATTCGTGCGTAGGCTGAACAAACCACTACAAGCGTTACAGCACGCTGCGATTGACGTTGGGCGCGGAAATATTCCCCCTCCGTTAGAAGCCCAGGGTTCAACGGAACTGATGGCGGTGACACAAGCATTTAACCAGATGGCCAAAGGCATTAAACAACTGGAAGATGACAGAGCGCTGTTAACCGCAGGTATATCCCACGATTTACGTACACCGTTGACGCGTATTCGCTTGGCGACTGAAATGCTCCCTGAAGCACAGGACTGGTTGAAAGAAGGCATAGTGAACGACATTGAAGATATGAATGAAATTATCGATCAGTTCATTAACTATGTGCGCCAAGATCAGCAAGAAAGTATGGTCAGTGTGGATGTTAATGACCTTATCCGCGATGCAGTGCAAGTACGTAATATAGAAGAACACCATAATATACACCTCCACTTAAAGCCTATTCCAACAGCTTGCATGCGCCGAATAGCGCTAAAACGGGTATTGGATAATTTGATTGAAAATGCCTTTCGGTATGGGAGCGAAGATATCGAAATTCATTCCGGTTATGACAAGGCGCGTAACCTTCTGTTTTTCTCGATCCGTGACTTTGGCCCAGGTATTCCCGATACGCAAATTGAAGGCCTATTTAAGCCCTTTACCCAAGGTGACAAAGCCCGAGGCAGTTTGGGATCTGGCTTGGGCTTGGCGATTATTAAACGAATTGTCGATATGCACAGCGGCGAAGTGACATTAAAAAACCACCCTGAAGGTGGTTTGATAGCGAGTATCTTTATTCCTCATACTTGCCCTTAA
- the ompR gene encoding two-component system response regulator OmpR, with protein MGQETTKILVVDDDMRLRSLLERYLVEQGYQVRAAANAEQMDRMLERENFHLMVLDLMLPGEDGLSICRRLRQKENEIPIVMLTAKGDEVDRIIGLEMGADDYLPKPFNPRELLARVKAVLRRKVVEAPGAPSHAEQIVEFGKFKLNLGTREMSSEGTPMTLTSGEFAVLKSLVTHPREPLSRDKLMNLARGRDYSALERSIDVQVSRLRRMLEEDPANPRYIQTVWGLGYVFVPDGGGA; from the coding sequence ATGGGACAAGAAACCACAAAAATTTTAGTCGTAGATGATGATATGCGTTTACGTAGCTTGCTGGAACGTTATTTGGTCGAGCAAGGTTATCAGGTACGTGCTGCTGCTAACGCAGAACAAATGGATCGCATGCTAGAGCGTGAAAACTTCCATTTAATGGTACTTGATTTAATGTTACCAGGAGAAGACGGCTTGTCTATTTGTCGTCGCCTGCGTCAGAAAGAGAATGAAATTCCCATCGTGATGCTCACCGCCAAAGGCGATGAAGTTGACCGTATCATTGGCCTTGAAATGGGGGCTGATGATTATTTGCCTAAACCATTTAACCCTCGGGAGTTATTGGCACGGGTAAAAGCAGTACTGCGCCGTAAGGTTGTTGAAGCACCAGGGGCACCGTCTCATGCAGAGCAGATAGTAGAATTTGGTAAATTTAAATTGAATTTGGGTACGCGGGAAATGTCTAGCGAAGGTACGCCGATGACATTAACCAGTGGCGAATTCGCTGTGCTTAAATCGCTGGTAACGCACCCGCGTGAGCCGCTTTCTCGGGACAAGCTGATGAACTTGGCACGTGGCCGTGATTACAGTGCGCTTGAACGTAGTATCGATGTGCAAGTATCACGTTTGCGCCGTATGCTAGAAGAAGATCCTGCAAATCCGCGATACATTCAAACGGTGTGGGGCTTGGGTTATGTGTTCGTACCTGACGGTGGCGGAGCCTAG